The Nesterenkonia xinjiangensis genome contains a region encoding:
- a CDS encoding APC family permease: MNDPILTTQTPAPEEAALARRTLGVPALVFLIIAASAPLTVLAGGATTSFAVTGELGVPVGYLILGIILVFFSVGYGRMSSLIQNAGAFYAYVTAGLGTRSGIGTSFLALVTYNSMQIGLYGVFGFAASSIVGDLFGITAPWWACALVGWLVVGLLGVNRVDLNAKVLAVIVALEFVIVVAVSLLSFSVAPEGVTVEAFMPEHWITGSFGAMLAFGIAAFMGFESGAIYSEEAKDPARSVARATYIAVGIIALFYAFSAWAFSVGVGPSLMVAESQQWGPDLMFVFLGQHVPAIVTNLAAVLFLTSILAAMIAFHNAAARYFFSMGRARVLPSILGATSTRSGAPVAGSLAQSVLGLVFIVVFAASGAGSDLGPLYPVLTMFPWLTNAAGFGMVLLLCVTSVAIMRHLSRDPDRHPVFLRLVAPLIAATGFAVIAVLIMVNFDVMIEAEGFSALVVIIPGIIVGSGLAGLAWGQFLRSNRPEVYAAVEQATIG, encoded by the coding sequence ATGAATGACCCGATCCTCACCACGCAGACTCCAGCCCCCGAGGAGGCCGCCCTGGCCAGGCGCACCCTCGGCGTCCCCGCGCTGGTCTTCCTCATCATCGCCGCCTCGGCACCGCTGACCGTCCTGGCCGGCGGGGCGACCACCAGCTTCGCCGTCACCGGGGAGCTCGGCGTGCCCGTCGGATACCTCATCCTCGGAATCATCCTGGTCTTCTTCTCCGTCGGGTACGGCAGGATGAGCTCGCTGATCCAGAACGCGGGCGCCTTCTACGCCTACGTCACCGCCGGCCTGGGGACACGATCCGGCATCGGGACCTCGTTCCTGGCGCTGGTCACCTACAACTCCATGCAGATCGGCCTCTACGGGGTCTTCGGGTTCGCGGCCTCCTCGATCGTCGGAGACCTCTTCGGGATCACCGCGCCCTGGTGGGCCTGCGCACTGGTCGGGTGGCTCGTGGTCGGACTGCTCGGGGTGAACCGAGTCGATCTCAACGCGAAGGTGCTGGCGGTGATCGTGGCACTGGAGTTCGTCATCGTCGTCGCCGTCAGCCTGCTCTCCTTCAGCGTGGCACCAGAGGGCGTCACCGTGGAGGCGTTCATGCCGGAACACTGGATCACCGGCAGCTTCGGCGCGATGCTCGCCTTCGGCATCGCCGCCTTCATGGGGTTCGAATCCGGCGCCATCTACTCCGAGGAGGCGAAGGATCCGGCGCGCTCCGTCGCCCGGGCCACCTACATCGCCGTGGGCATCATCGCCCTGTTCTATGCCTTCTCCGCCTGGGCGTTCTCCGTGGGCGTGGGACCCTCGCTGATGGTGGCGGAGTCCCAGCAGTGGGGGCCCGATCTCATGTTCGTGTTCCTCGGCCAGCATGTCCCGGCGATCGTCACGAATCTGGCGGCGGTACTGTTCCTGACGAGCATCCTCGCGGCGATGATCGCCTTCCACAACGCCGCCGCGCGGTACTTCTTCTCCATGGGCCGCGCCCGCGTGCTGCCTTCCATCCTGGGGGCCACCAGCACGAGAAGCGGCGCCCCGGTGGCGGGTTCGCTGGCTCAGAGCGTGCTGGGCCTGGTGTTCATCGTGGTCTTCGCCGCCAGCGGCGCCGGCTCCGACCTCGGGCCGCTGTACCCGGTGCTGACGATGTTCCCCTGGCTGACCAACGCCGCAGGCTTCGGCATGGTGCTGCTGCTCTGCGTGACGTCGGTGGCGATCATGCGGCACCTGAGCCGGGACCCTGATCGGCATCCCGTGTTCCTGCGCCTGGTGGCGCCGCTGATCGCCGCCACCGGCTTCGCGGTCATCGCCGTGCTGATCATGGTCAACTTCGACGTCATGATCGAAGCTGAGGGCTTCTCCGCGCTGGTCGTCATCATCCCCGGGATCATCGTGGGCTCCGGCCTGGCCGGTCTGGCCTGGGGACAGTTCCTGCGCAGCAACAGGCCCGAGGTCTATGCGGCGGTGGAGCAGGCCACCATCGGTTGA
- a CDS encoding helix-turn-helix domain-containing protein — MDHRREGDVVLDFPSPAVDLPTWRAAIAAAVVPLDIRAEDGIPFRGQLRRATVDHVGIFQLVTTPHTVRRTPELISVDDARFYKVSLQLSGSGTLEQDGRTAILEPGDLAIYDTHRPYRLHFSEPSQAMVMVFPQELVDLTPEEVSCVTATCFPEGHGFGRMINPFFVELGRNLDQLHGTFASRLVHSALDLMVTMLSQELHERHDTPARGLGREVRQHILRRLGDETMTPASIAAAHYISLRYLYTIFSEEGQTVSAWIRSRRLERIRRDLADPLHTDRSISAVAGRWGLHDAAHFSRIFKAEFGESPSAYRRRHLSQDLPIAV, encoded by the coding sequence ATGGATCACCGACGCGAGGGCGATGTGGTCCTCGACTTCCCGAGCCCCGCCGTGGATCTGCCCACCTGGCGTGCCGCGATCGCGGCAGCTGTGGTGCCGCTGGACATCCGCGCTGAGGACGGGATCCCTTTTCGCGGGCAGCTCCGCCGCGCGACGGTGGACCACGTCGGGATTTTCCAGCTCGTCACGACTCCGCACACGGTGCGGCGGACCCCGGAGCTGATCTCGGTGGATGACGCGCGGTTCTACAAGGTGAGTCTCCAGCTCTCTGGCAGCGGCACCCTGGAGCAGGATGGACGGACCGCCATTCTGGAGCCGGGCGATCTGGCCATCTATGACACCCACCGGCCCTACCGGCTGCACTTCTCCGAGCCCAGTCAGGCGATGGTGATGGTGTTTCCGCAGGAGCTGGTCGACCTCACTCCGGAAGAGGTCTCCTGCGTCACCGCCACGTGCTTTCCCGAAGGGCACGGATTCGGACGGATGATCAATCCCTTCTTCGTGGAGCTGGGGAGGAACCTCGACCAGCTCCACGGCACCTTCGCCTCCCGGCTGGTGCATTCGGCCCTGGATCTGATGGTCACGATGCTCTCGCAGGAGCTGCACGAGCGGCACGACACTCCCGCCCGCGGGCTGGGACGCGAGGTCCGTCAACACATCCTGCGGAGGTTGGGTGATGAGACTATGACGCCGGCCTCCATCGCAGCGGCCCACTACATCTCGCTGCGCTACCTCTACACCATCTTCTCGGAGGAGGGGCAGACCGTCTCGGCATGGATCCGCTCTCGGCGTCTGGAACGCATCCGGCGGGACCTCGCGGATCCTCTCCACACGGATCGGTCCATCTCAGCGGTGGCTGGACGATGGGGTCTCCACGACGCAGCTCACTTCTCACGGATCTTCAAGGCTGAGTTCGGCGAGTCTCCCAGCGCTTATCGCCGTCGGCACCTCTCCCAGGACCTGCCGATCGCTGTCTGA
- a CDS encoding TetR/AcrR family transcriptional regulator, whose protein sequence is MPKKVDRTARRDEIVRTYLKIAARDGMEAATTRALAAELGVAVGSLWHYFSGFDEVLSSAFRMIFDRTNARIGHLVEGLDGLAALRAMLEEVLPIGSVPRDEAYVVVSFWGRVAANPSVGSLQVAVERQWRWQMSGFLREAVDAEELHPDAPVEDIADALLYLVTASQFERVLGTPLGQGVRLWQILRHHLAPWMTERAAQQWQPPSSGAGDSEEADASGAPEA, encoded by the coding sequence ATGCCCAAGAAGGTCGATCGCACAGCGCGCCGGGACGAGATCGTGCGCACCTACCTGAAGATCGCGGCGCGCGACGGCATGGAGGCCGCCACCACACGTGCGCTGGCCGCCGAGCTCGGCGTGGCCGTCGGCTCTCTGTGGCACTACTTCTCCGGCTTCGACGAGGTCCTCTCCAGTGCGTTCCGGATGATCTTCGACCGGACCAACGCCCGCATCGGCCACCTCGTCGAAGGTCTCGACGGATTGGCAGCGCTGCGTGCCATGCTTGAAGAAGTCCTGCCGATCGGCAGCGTCCCCCGGGACGAGGCCTACGTGGTGGTGAGCTTCTGGGGGCGCGTCGCGGCGAACCCCAGCGTGGGAAGCCTGCAGGTCGCGGTCGAGCGACAGTGGCGTTGGCAGATGAGCGGGTTCCTCCGTGAGGCTGTCGACGCCGAGGAGCTGCACCCGGATGCACCGGTGGAGGACATCGCCGATGCTCTGCTGTACTTGGTCACCGCCTCACAGTTCGAACGCGTGCTCGGCACGCCCTTGGGCCAGGGGGTCAGGCTCTGGCAGATTCTGCGCCACCACCTGGCCCCCTGGATGACTGAGCGGGCGGCTCAGCAGTGGCAGCCGCCGTCGAGCGGGGCTGGCGATTCGGAGGAGGCGGACGCCTCCGGCGCACCGGAGGCATGA
- a CDS encoding primary-amine oxidase produces the protein MTDKTSGDAAPHPLTPLSGEEISRIRTLLQHHGLLPDSARVSYLMLREPEKQKVLAWTPDQRLPRQASLVVTDLATNAVRDVVVDLDGDAIASDHRIDVEEQGTGPIFMEELFGADDVLKADERYVEALRRRGVTDLERVVVIGLSAGVFGYADERGHRILRALSFRQDYPTDSIWAHPIGGVVAHIDMTDQKVLRVVETEVTHVPEESGDYLDPAVRGEFRTSLRPISITQPEGVSFTWDDGVLEWENWSVRLGFNGREGLTLHDLSFSDQGRRRPIMYRGSVAEMVVSYGDPSPTNAWQNYYDVGEFQFGRLANALELGCDCKGEITYVDAVVADDFGRPQTLPNAICIHEEDYGILWKHTDDFSGSSEVRRQRRLVISFFVTVGNYDYGFYWHLYLDGKIELESKATGIVFTNAHPGGDYPYSTEIAPGLGAPIHQHLFCARMDMMVDGTANAVDEIDVVREPTSQTNPWGNTFNRTITRLPSEQQAIRDADGSAGRLWRISSTEATNRLGQPTAYVLHAEDSPTLLAADDSPIRRRAAFAAHHLWVTRYDAEELYPAGRLVNLNPGDDGLPTYAAQDRAIDGEDVVLWHTFGLTHFPRTEDWPIMPVDYAGFRMTPNGFFDRNPTLDVPPETGGHCHASGAPEASASSESPAPLDGGCHC, from the coding sequence ATGACTGACAAGACCTCGGGCGATGCCGCCCCCCACCCGCTGACCCCGCTCTCCGGTGAGGAGATCAGCCGGATCCGGACGTTGCTGCAGCACCACGGCCTGCTGCCCGATTCCGCCCGCGTGAGCTACCTGATGCTGCGTGAACCGGAGAAGCAGAAGGTCCTGGCCTGGACACCGGATCAACGACTCCCCCGCCAGGCGTCACTGGTCGTCACAGACCTGGCCACGAACGCCGTCCGCGACGTCGTCGTCGACCTGGACGGCGACGCCATCGCCTCCGACCATCGGATCGATGTCGAGGAGCAGGGCACCGGCCCGATCTTCATGGAGGAGCTCTTCGGCGCCGACGACGTCCTCAAGGCCGACGAACGCTACGTCGAAGCCTTGAGGCGCCGCGGAGTGACCGACCTCGAAAGGGTGGTCGTCATCGGCCTCTCCGCCGGTGTCTTCGGTTATGCGGACGAAAGGGGGCACCGCATCCTGCGTGCTCTCTCCTTCCGACAGGACTACCCGACCGACTCCATCTGGGCCCACCCGATCGGCGGCGTGGTCGCCCACATCGACATGACCGACCAGAAGGTCCTACGCGTCGTCGAGACCGAGGTGACCCACGTCCCGGAGGAGTCCGGCGACTACCTGGACCCGGCCGTGCGCGGCGAGTTCCGCACCTCGCTGAGGCCGATCTCCATCACTCAGCCCGAGGGAGTCAGCTTCACGTGGGACGACGGCGTGCTGGAATGGGAGAACTGGAGCGTCCGCCTGGGGTTCAACGGCCGGGAGGGCCTGACCCTGCACGATCTCAGCTTCTCCGACCAGGGGCGCCGGCGCCCCATCATGTACCGCGGCTCCGTGGCGGAGATGGTGGTCAGCTACGGAGACCCCTCCCCCACCAACGCCTGGCAGAACTACTACGACGTCGGCGAGTTCCAGTTCGGGCGTCTGGCCAACGCCCTGGAGCTGGGCTGCGACTGCAAGGGCGAGATCACCTACGTGGACGCCGTCGTCGCCGATGACTTCGGCCGCCCGCAGACGCTGCCGAACGCCATCTGCATCCACGAGGAGGACTACGGCATCCTGTGGAAGCACACTGACGACTTCTCCGGCAGCTCGGAGGTCCGCCGCCAGCGGCGCCTGGTCATCTCCTTCTTCGTCACCGTGGGCAACTACGACTACGGGTTCTACTGGCACCTGTACCTGGATGGGAAGATCGAGCTGGAGTCCAAAGCGACCGGCATCGTGTTCACCAACGCCCACCCCGGCGGCGACTACCCGTACTCCACCGAGATCGCCCCGGGACTCGGCGCCCCGATCCATCAGCACCTGTTCTGCGCACGGATGGACATGATGGTCGACGGCACCGCGAACGCGGTGGACGAGATCGACGTCGTCCGCGAACCGACCTCTCAGACCAATCCGTGGGGCAACACGTTCAACCGCACGATCACCCGACTGCCGTCTGAACAGCAGGCGATCCGCGATGCGGACGGCTCCGCAGGACGCCTCTGGCGCATCAGCAGCACCGAGGCCACCAACCGCCTGGGGCAGCCGACCGCCTACGTGCTCCACGCAGAGGATTCACCCACGCTGCTGGCGGCCGACGATTCCCCGATCCGGCGTCGCGCGGCCTTCGCCGCGCATCATCTGTGGGTGACCCGGTACGACGCCGAGGAGCTGTATCCCGCCGGCCGGCTCGTCAACCTCAACCCGGGCGACGACGGCCTCCCCACGTACGCGGCGCAGGACCGAGCGATCGACGGGGAGGACGTGGTGCTCTGGCACACCTTCGGCCTCACCCACTTCCCACGCACCGAGGACTGGCCGATCATGCCGGTGGACTATGCGGGATTCCGCATGACGCCGAACGGGTTCTTCGACCGCAACCCCACCCTGGACGTTCCGCCGGAGACCGGCGGGCACTGTCATGCCTCCGGTGCGCCGGAGGCGTCCGCCTCCTCCGAATCGCCAGCCCCGCTCGACGGCGGCTGCCACTGCTGA
- a CDS encoding aldehyde dehydrogenase family protein encodes MTTQNVPQKVSLLERIQSASGGREILDPATGEVVGRAPEATEKDLDAAVARAKAAQPGWAARSDDDRAGLLNAAAEAIEAHAEELAVLLSREQGKPLNGPNARFEVGACVAWLRATASFPMDPEVIVDDESGRAELHHRPLGVIGAIGPWNWPMMISIWQIAPSLRMGNTVVIKPSGYTPLSVLGLVDVLNTVLDADVLIAVPGRGDIGDRLTRHPDIAKIMFTGSTPTGKKIIAAASETVKRLTMELGGNDAGIVLDDADPAAIAEDLFWGAFINTGQTCAAMKRLYVPDALYDQVCQALVEVAQQMPMGVGLEEANVLGPVQNRAQWEIVDRLVTAAKESGARILLGGDPDPQVVAGRGGHFYPTTLVADIDPDNPLVVEEQFGPVLPIIRYTDLDQAITDANSLEVGLGSSVWSSDLGRARAVAAQLEAGTTWINKHGAVDPRVPFGGAKESGFGLEFGTHGLREVSQPHVISW; translated from the coding sequence ATGACGACGCAGAACGTACCCCAAAAGGTGTCTCTGCTGGAGCGAATTCAGTCGGCCAGCGGGGGTCGGGAGATTCTGGATCCGGCCACCGGCGAGGTGGTCGGTCGAGCCCCGGAGGCCACCGAGAAGGATCTGGATGCCGCCGTGGCCCGGGCCAAGGCCGCCCAGCCCGGGTGGGCCGCCCGGTCGGATGATGATCGTGCAGGCCTGCTCAACGCGGCCGCTGAGGCGATCGAGGCTCATGCCGAGGAGCTCGCGGTGCTGCTGTCCCGGGAGCAGGGCAAGCCGCTCAACGGCCCCAATGCCCGGTTCGAGGTCGGGGCCTGTGTGGCTTGGCTGCGCGCCACCGCCTCCTTCCCCATGGACCCGGAGGTCATCGTCGATGACGAGTCCGGCCGGGCCGAGCTGCATCACCGCCCGCTGGGGGTCATCGGGGCGATCGGTCCCTGGAACTGGCCGATGATGATCAGCATCTGGCAGATCGCTCCCTCCCTGCGCATGGGCAACACCGTGGTGATCAAACCCTCCGGATACACCCCGCTGTCCGTACTGGGGCTGGTGGACGTGCTCAACACCGTGCTGGATGCTGATGTGCTCATCGCCGTACCCGGGCGCGGAGACATCGGGGACCGACTGACCCGGCACCCCGACATCGCCAAGATCATGTTCACCGGCTCCACACCCACGGGCAAGAAGATCATCGCCGCAGCCTCCGAGACCGTGAAACGGCTGACCATGGAACTGGGCGGCAATGATGCCGGCATCGTCCTGGACGATGCCGACCCGGCCGCGATCGCTGAAGACCTCTTCTGGGGCGCGTTCATCAACACCGGGCAGACCTGTGCGGCCATGAAACGGCTCTATGTCCCGGATGCCCTCTATGACCAGGTCTGCCAGGCTCTGGTCGAGGTGGCCCAGCAGATGCCCATGGGAGTCGGGTTGGAGGAGGCAAATGTGCTGGGCCCGGTGCAGAACCGAGCCCAGTGGGAGATCGTGGACCGGCTCGTCACTGCTGCCAAAGAGTCCGGAGCCAGGATCCTGCTCGGTGGGGACCCTGACCCCCAGGTTGTCGCAGGGAGGGGCGGGCACTTCTATCCGACCACCCTGGTCGCCGACATCGATCCGGACAACCCTCTGGTGGTCGAAGAACAGTTCGGCCCGGTGCTGCCGATCATCCGCTACACCGATCTCGATCAGGCCATCACCGACGCCAATTCGCTGGAGGTCGGGCTGGGCTCCTCGGTCTGGTCCTCGGATCTGGGCCGGGCCCGGGCTGTGGCGGCCCAGCTGGAGGCCGGCACCACCTGGATCAACAAGCACGGCGCCGTCGATCCCCGGGTCCCTTTCGGCGGGGCCAAAGAATCCGGATTCGGTCTCGAGTTCGGCACCCACGGGCTGCGCGAGGTCTCCCAGCCCCACGTCATCAGCTGGTGA
- a CDS encoding MFS transporter gives MSQTIYLSTEGHELTREEKKVLAGTLVGTTIEWYDFFIYAQAAGFVLAVLYFEPLGQENQALAQIIAWASVGISFLFRPLGAVLAGWLGDRFGRKIVLVVTLMGMGGATVLIGLLPTYATLGIAAPVILILLRILQGLSAGGEWGGAALLSVEHAPRHKRGLFGAYPQIGVPLGMLLATGFMFGLNALTTEEQFLEWGWRVPFLFSFVLIIVGYLIRVKVDESPVFTEMKERKKESSAPLKELLTTHKKYTFLAALIFAANNAAGYLVIAFFAAYGVNHLGMERTETLIASLIGGVGWFIFTLFGGWVSDRIGRVRTFQIGYGIIIVWAVPMWFLLDTASLPLFALAIFLLTVGLGPSYGPQSALYAEMFPVSIRFSGVSIGYALGSIIGGAFAATIAQTILDTTGKSWLIGLYIAALAVMSFLAVSVVPKGLQGINLIDDSEREELITTRSSR, from the coding sequence ATGAGCCAGACCATCTATCTCAGCACCGAAGGCCATGAGCTGACTCGCGAGGAGAAGAAGGTCCTCGCGGGGACTCTCGTGGGCACCACCATCGAGTGGTACGACTTCTTCATCTACGCCCAGGCGGCGGGCTTCGTGCTGGCCGTGCTGTACTTCGAGCCGCTGGGCCAGGAGAACCAGGCGCTCGCTCAGATCATCGCCTGGGCCTCGGTGGGCATCTCCTTCCTCTTCCGGCCCCTGGGGGCCGTACTCGCCGGGTGGCTGGGGGACCGGTTCGGACGCAAGATCGTCCTGGTGGTCACCTTGATGGGCATGGGCGGGGCCACTGTGCTGATCGGGCTGCTGCCTACCTACGCCACGCTGGGCATCGCCGCCCCGGTGATCCTGATCCTCCTGCGGATCCTGCAGGGTCTTTCGGCCGGCGGGGAGTGGGGCGGTGCCGCCCTGCTCTCGGTGGAGCACGCGCCGCGCCACAAGCGCGGCCTCTTCGGCGCCTACCCGCAGATCGGTGTGCCCCTGGGAATGCTGCTGGCCACCGGCTTCATGTTCGGCCTCAATGCGCTCACCACAGAGGAGCAGTTCCTCGAATGGGGCTGGCGTGTGCCGTTTCTCTTCTCCTTCGTGCTGATCATCGTCGGCTACCTGATCCGAGTGAAGGTCGACGAGTCTCCGGTGTTCACGGAGATGAAGGAGCGCAAGAAGGAGTCCTCGGCGCCGCTCAAGGAGCTGCTGACCACGCACAAGAAGTACACCTTCCTGGCCGCGCTGATCTTCGCGGCGAACAACGCCGCCGGCTACCTGGTCATCGCCTTCTTCGCCGCCTACGGCGTGAACCACCTGGGCATGGAACGCACCGAGACGCTCATCGCCTCGCTCATCGGCGGCGTCGGGTGGTTCATCTTCACGCTCTTCGGCGGCTGGGTCTCCGACCGTATCGGCCGAGTGCGGACCTTCCAGATCGGCTACGGCATCATCATCGTCTGGGCCGTGCCGATGTGGTTCCTGCTGGACACGGCCTCGCTGCCGCTCTTCGCTCTGGCGATCTTCCTGCTCACGGTGGGCCTCGGCCCCTCCTACGGACCGCAGTCCGCGCTGTATGCGGAGATGTTCCCGGTCTCGATCCGATTCTCCGGCGTCTCCATCGGCTATGCGCTGGGCTCCATCATCGGCGGCGCCTTCGCCGCCACAATCGCCCAGACGATCCTGGACACCACAGGAAAGTCCTGGCTGATCGGCCTCTACATCGCCGCCCTGGCCGTGATGTCCTTCCTGGCCGTCTCGGTGGTCCCGAAGGGCTTGCAAGGCATCAACCTGATCGACGACAGCGAGCGTGAGGAGCTCATCACCACGAGGTCTTCGCGCTGA
- a CDS encoding ABC transporter substrate-binding protein, giving the protein MRHRTHALRLSAAAAAAALLLTACDGGGDGPGDDGEENGDGGDSYSIGITQIVAHPSLDAARDGFQAAFDEAGVEVDWDEQNAQNDQATASNIAGTFATAGHDLVHAIATPTAQAAAQSITDIPIVFSAVTEPQEAGLVEDWDAPGGNVTGASDMNPVAEQLELLQEIAPDVETVGIVYSSGEVNSAVQVELAQEAAEELGLEIQEVTVSNSSEVQQGVESLDVDAIYVPTDNAVVSALESVLQYSHQNEIPVIAAEGDSVQRGALATYGINYEQLGRQAGEMALRILQDGEDPAEMAVETGSVLELIVNPEAAELMGIEFDDELLDRADGVVGEDLEAEDPAEAGEDEDSDEDDEDE; this is encoded by the coding sequence ATGAGACACCGCACCCACGCCCTGAGACTCTCCGCGGCCGCCGCCGCGGCGGCCCTCCTGCTCACCGCCTGCGACGGAGGAGGCGATGGCCCAGGCGACGACGGCGAGGAGAACGGCGACGGCGGCGACAGCTACTCGATCGGCATCACCCAGATCGTCGCCCACCCCTCCCTGGACGCCGCCCGTGACGGTTTCCAAGCGGCATTCGACGAGGCCGGCGTCGAGGTGGACTGGGACGAGCAGAACGCCCAGAATGACCAAGCCACGGCGTCCAACATCGCCGGAACATTCGCTACCGCCGGTCATGACCTGGTCCACGCGATCGCCACGCCCACCGCCCAGGCGGCCGCCCAGTCGATCACCGACATCCCCATCGTCTTCTCTGCGGTGACCGAGCCGCAGGAGGCCGGCCTGGTCGAGGACTGGGACGCCCCCGGCGGCAACGTCACCGGCGCCTCGGACATGAACCCAGTGGCCGAGCAGCTGGAGCTGCTGCAGGAGATCGCCCCGGACGTGGAGACCGTCGGCATCGTCTACTCCTCCGGGGAGGTCAACTCTGCCGTCCAGGTGGAGCTGGCTCAGGAAGCCGCCGAGGAGCTCGGCCTGGAGATCCAGGAGGTCACCGTCTCGAACTCCTCCGAGGTCCAGCAGGGCGTGGAGTCGCTCGACGTGGACGCGATCTACGTGCCCACGGACAACGCCGTGGTCTCGGCGCTGGAGTCGGTGCTGCAGTATTCGCACCAGAACGAGATCCCTGTGATCGCGGCCGAGGGCGACTCGGTGCAGCGCGGGGCGCTGGCCACCTACGGCATCAATTACGAGCAGCTGGGACGCCAGGCGGGCGAGATGGCGCTGCGCATCCTGCAGGACGGTGAGGACCCCGCAGAGATGGCGGTGGAGACCGGCAGCGTCCTCGAGCTGATCGTCAACCCGGAGGCCGCCGAGCTGATGGGCATCGAGTTCGACGACGAGCTGCTCGACCGCGCCGACGGCGTCGTCGGTGAGGACCTCGAGGCGGAGGACCCCGCCGAAGCCGGTGAGGACGAGGACTCCGACGAGGATGACGAGGACGAGTGA
- a CDS encoding ABC transporter permease: MITALELGLIYAIMALGVYLTFRILNFPDLTVDGSFTSGAATAAILITNGVNPFLATAAAFVVGCVAGLITGLLHTKGNINGLLAGILTMIGLYSINLRIMGGANVPLLGQDTAISALRGVVGVGWTSVLALAAVAVVFKLIMDWYLHTDNGLALQATGDNEQMIRSFAVSTDRQKIVGLMLSNGLVGISGAVVAQHQGFADIGMGIGLILVGLASVIVGQAIFGTRSVFQATLAVVLGAVIYRLAIQFALNLGLNPNDMKLMSAVLVVAALLLPQWRGFAKLTRRRKGRSALTAAAEATLTSDAAAGAGKKGA; the protein is encoded by the coding sequence ATGATCACAGCATTGGAGCTCGGGCTGATCTACGCGATCATGGCCCTGGGCGTGTACCTGACCTTCAGGATCCTGAACTTCCCTGATCTGACGGTGGACGGCTCGTTCACCTCGGGTGCGGCGACGGCGGCGATTCTGATCACCAACGGTGTCAACCCCTTCCTCGCGACGGCGGCGGCCTTCGTCGTCGGGTGCGTGGCAGGCCTCATCACTGGGCTGCTGCACACCAAGGGGAACATCAACGGCCTGCTGGCCGGCATCCTGACCATGATCGGGCTCTACTCCATCAACCTGCGCATCATGGGCGGGGCGAATGTGCCCCTGCTGGGGCAGGACACCGCGATCAGCGCGCTGCGCGGCGTCGTCGGGGTCGGCTGGACTTCGGTGCTGGCGCTGGCCGCCGTCGCGGTGGTCTTCAAGCTCATCATGGACTGGTACCTGCACACGGACAACGGGCTGGCTCTGCAGGCCACCGGTGACAATGAGCAGATGATCCGCTCCTTCGCGGTCTCCACCGACCGGCAGAAGATCGTCGGCCTGATGCTCTCCAACGGCCTGGTGGGGATCTCCGGTGCGGTGGTCGCTCAGCACCAAGGCTTCGCCGACATCGGCATGGGCATCGGTCTGATCCTGGTCGGTCTGGCTTCGGTGATCGTCGGGCAGGCGATCTTCGGCACGCGCAGCGTCTTCCAGGCGACCCTGGCCGTGGTGCTCGGAGCGGTCATCTACCGCCTGGCCATCCAGTTCGCCCTGAACCTGGGGCTGAACCCGAACGACATGAAGCTGATGTCCGCCGTCCTGGTGGTGGCCGCGCTGCTGCTGCCGCAGTGGAGGGGATTCGCGAAGCTGACCCGGCGCAGGAAAGGTCGCTCGGCGCTCACCGCAGCGGCCGAGGCCACGCTGACCTCTGACGCCGCGGCCGGCGCCGGCAAGAAGGGAGCCTGA
- a CDS encoding ABC transporter ATP-binding protein, which produces MLSIASVAKTFFPGTVNERRALVDVDLEMVEGDFVTVIGSNGAGKSTLLNTVAGRIIQDEGIVSLDGKNVSRLREHQRASMVGRVFQDPMAGTAPNLTIEENLSLADRRGKPRGLARGVTKAKRERFAEALTQLELGLESRLKTKVGLLSGGQRQALSLLMATYSDPRVLLLDEHTAALDPQRAELVTRLTRTVVEEKGLTTLMVTHNMVQALEVGNRLIMMHEGRIILDVGPERKSQMTPEDLLAEFGKLKGAVVDDKTMLQ; this is translated from the coding sequence ATGCTGAGCATCGCATCCGTGGCCAAGACGTTCTTCCCTGGAACCGTCAACGAGCGCCGCGCCCTGGTGGACGTCGACCTGGAGATGGTCGAGGGCGACTTCGTCACCGTCATCGGTTCGAACGGAGCCGGCAAGTCCACGCTGCTGAACACCGTGGCCGGGCGCATCATCCAGGACGAGGGCATCGTCTCCCTGGACGGCAAGAACGTCAGCCGCCTCCGCGAGCACCAGCGGGCCTCGATGGTGGGACGGGTCTTCCAAGACCCGATGGCCGGCACCGCGCCGAACCTCACGATCGAGGAGAATCTCTCCCTGGCCGACCGCCGTGGGAAGCCCCGTGGGCTGGCCCGGGGCGTGACCAAGGCCAAGCGGGAGCGCTTCGCCGAAGCCCTCACCCAGTTGGAGCTGGGCCTGGAAAGCCGCCTGAAGACCAAGGTGGGGCTGCTCTCCGGTGGGCAGCGGCAGGCGCTGAGCCTGCTGATGGCCACCTACTCCGATCCACGCGTGCTGCTGCTGGACGAGCACACCGCCGCTCTGGATCCTCAGCGCGCCGAGCTGGTGACCCGACTGACCCGGACCGTGGTGGAGGAGAAGGGGCTGACCACGCTGATGGTCACCCACAACATGGTCCAAGCCTTGGAGGTCGGCAATCGGCTGATCATGATGCACGAGGGCCGGATCATCCTCGACGTCGGCCCCGAGCGGAAGTCCCAGATGACCCCGGAGGACCTGCTGGCCGAGTTCGGCAAGCTCAAGGGCGCCGTCGTCGACGACAAGACGATGCTGCAGTAA